AGAAATTGAAGGATCGAAGTGAAAAAGAAAGACAGAAACAAACCAAGCCTAACTCCGGAGTTGGCCTGggctctttctctctctctttggagagaccTTTGGTTTTCGAAGTAGCAGAGACGAGACGCAGAGCTGGAGAGTAAAGGCAGCTGAAGAGGAGTGGTGTTTATATACAGCTGAGAATTTTTGAAATGCGAATGACAATTTCTAAATTCGCGTgttattgttttaaaaaaaaaataaagtaaaataccccaactttaattttagattacttTTACGATTACATACTAAATACTACTTTTTTTCATCTAAAATATCACTAAGGTGGTTATCTTAAATTTCGagcttttttcattttttttttattttaaataaggttataaaaaaaatctaaaagttAATCTGATAACAGATCTGCGTAAATCAATTATTTtgtcaataaattattttaaaataaatttaattaaatatatcttaattatttaaaactaaactttttaaatttactaaattCTATTTTACGTTAcagcatttaattttaaatatttatgagtAATATGTAGAATATTATAAATGTGTAATTATGTTTCTATGTTTGTCAAATATGAATTATATATTGAAACAAATaaactttattataaaatttatgttattggaaataattatatatatttcatgatAAAAAAGcatgaatatttatttaattcaatcatTGTTAATTTCAATTGATTTATGATTTTTGTGTGAgattttggattaaattttcattattgatatttaaaaaatatttctcttattgattaataaaattggTCAAGTCACGTTAGCTCTTTCATTGTCGCTGGCCAGGTCAAATTAGTCGCCTCTTAATAATATAATGGTAAGAAATATGCTTATTAATTTTGAGGTCTTGAATTTAATTcgcattttttataatttatataaaaatgaggTATGcagttaaattatatataaaattaaaaagtacaatttttttttagttttttatcgTCTTCTTTAGTTTTAAGcactatgataaaaaaaaattgaaattttcattttttttttaaattaaggcatgatattttaattgtaataaattaagaaatagACTAATTATGCTGAACTAATTGTGACCTACATGTGTATCACCAATTGAAGCCTATAATATCCGAAGAGATTTTTTTTGTAAGGAATTAAAGAAAtatagatttaaatttaaatttattaaataaattatatatttttaaccaTTAAACCAATTATGATTAAGTGAAAGCATCAATCTCTTAATATTCATGAGTTTGCTAATAGATATGTGAAtttattttcatgttttaaaaaatatccatatttatttagataaaaaaatagcataaaatatttttaaaataaaaggtaTTGGAGGTAATAATCGGCTAAATTTTGGtgttataattcaaatttttcaatgaaatttttgttgaaatttaaaatttaaaatttaaaaattaaaaattttagaaaggtaaaatgaattttaataaaataaacttgaaacattttaaaatatgttaaaaaaataataagttttaaattatcaaaattcgGGCGCTGAATCTGCAAAcccaattataaaaaattttaacccaattttaaaagaaattcttttctcttattctgGGTAGAGGTGAGTCTAAAATTTCTTGGTGATTTTGCTTGAgttttctataaatttttacaaattcATAGGGTTTacctttattttttaagaatcaagtagaatttttgaaattttaatttttggaaTTTTCGGAACTTATCCCTTCTtcttatttgaaatattttattgttgctGTAGTTGTATTTCCTTCAAGAGTTAAGTTTGGTTTTCTAAAAACTCGTTGCTTTTAGGCTAGATGTGAGCGTATATAGAATGAGAATGCATGCAAGGTTTATGTATTTTTCTCGttttattttgaatattgaatgctgATGTGCTAGATTGTTTGCatgtgtttgtttttttttaagtcTCCTTGTTGCTAGGAGGCTCCTAGATTGTTGTGGAATATTTTTAAGCTATTGCATGTAAGTTTTGAAGCATTTTGAGGGCTGTTGGTTGAGGTTGAATTGAGTTATgcattatagaaaaatttaggTTCAGCCACCGAAATCAGGTTTGGCCGTTGAACCTACTTATGAAAGCTGCCTTTTGACTGTCTAACCTGCCTATGAAGGTTTAGCCTTTGAATCTTTAAAAATACTTTAGGCTGCCAAAAGTTCGCTGTCCAGCCGTTTTCAACTCGTTTTCTACATgttttcttatatatttttaggGTTTTGTTGATGTAGTGTCAAGTgttgtaaaaattatgtttggtccttcatttaaattcatctgtgtaggatcaaaCTTGGGAGACTGTAGAGacttgcagtgagataactgtttCAGAGTTAGACTTGCGTAAGTTAGAGATGAATAAaactaaactaaataaaattactattttaaaaaaaatcagatgTTTTAaatatgttcatgcatcacgaatgccatgtgtatATGATTATATTGTTTTATATTAGAATTCATAAATATGATGTATGACAAAATTTAATGTTATTGTAGATAGATGTTGGATGCTCCATCAGCTCTCAATTATGTTATAATATGATATGACGGATATAAAAGTTCAGGTCGAGATACATTATATACCCTTAtcactatggatatgttatgttacgttTTAGAAAAAGTGCTGAGAAACACCTATTGTGTTCCGAGCACTATTGAAATTTATAAAGAGTTACTAGTGATAAATCCATCTTAATATGAATTGTTTATATTGTGATGCATTCATACGACCatacattttattaaattatttttgtttatatttttacttaCTAATCCCTTGTAGCTTTATCTTTTCCTCTAATCCTAAGTTTATATACttttatgattatattttaGATTATATCAGGTGTAACAAGATGTTCAATAGACTTGTTACAGATTCTGACAATCTTAAATCGATTTGAACCATAACGCATGTAGTGTTTTGGAAATAATTATTGGTAACTGATCACTCATTCTATGCAATACAATAATTATTGGTAATAATAGATGAAACTTTAATGTACGATTATAGTATaatgagatttttttataaaatgttggacataatttttttaataaaaagaaggataaattggatattaatttattgtatGAATTAATATACCATAAAGTTGttttacaatttttattttctaacaaACTTTCATGTGCTTACACGTGCTAAGGACAACTATTTGTTCAATGAAACATCAATGAATATGGAGGACAGTTGGGATATTCATAGTTATAAAtggattttcttttatttatttaaacaaaattctatttttttcatacatatattttacaaatttataaccagcttttttatttattagaaaaattattatttttttataaaaataaaactaattaataaaatagccataaaagaaattaagagTTTGctgattaataaatttgaaagtacatataaaaaaaaaatgaaaaggacGAGGGATTGTGTTAATTGAGAATTGTGTGAATTGATGAGCAAAACAGGCAACAGCCTTGCAACTCTTTTGATTAAGTGGCACCCCATTACTTgaggaaaaagagaaaaaaaaaaaataaaagaaaagaaaaagtggcACACCATaactggattttttttttttctgttttctttTTGCCAGATAACTGGATCACTCATTGATTGTATGCACACACAACTTTCGGATAACGCCACGCTGGCCTTcatataaatactaaataaatattttattgctACACGATACACGATTTTATTTGCTTTTCGAATAGACGTGTGCGCATATATAGAGAGCTGTcaatgttaaattttttattaaaaataatttcacttTCCCAATTATTTTACACTATATTTATAATGTTAATTAgtacaaaatttaataaattaatgagtGAATATGCCAGAGACGCAAGTGGTGACGAAAGATGCTGCTGGTTGCTCCGGTCGGTTGAGGTGTTGGTGTGCATGACGAGGATGACAATTTTTCAGTTGTTGCTTCCGGCGGTCGTAAGAGTTAAATTGGGTCGGCACGGGTTGGAATGGATTTGGACCTTTTTCGGTTTTTACCTTGTACCGGTTAGTctttttaactattttaatgtaatttcagttatatggtaaaaaaaagaaaatttaatattataatatattaatattataaatataaattgtgAAACTATTTCataatacttaatttttaagaaattgcaCACAGGATATATATGACACATAAGTAAATTTCAAGCAAAGCTTCAATTATCACATTTCAAATGTCTATTCTATCATAGGTATTTGAATGCTGTGCTTTATGACTATTTGCTGCAAACTGAAATTGCTTGCTTTATACTCTCCAttatatataagaaaaaaaattattttatttataaagtgatatataatatttttaataatttaacttatttttggTACTAGTTTTCTTATTaacatgtattttattttaataataagatTAACCTAAATAGAGCCTCCATATGtgattctaaatatttttcttctattttccaATCTgttagagagaaaataaaagtgGGATTCAGAATTCCTCTCAATTCTGTCATtccttattaattattttttttctcaataaaacataaaatttatccTCCCTTATTTTTCTCAATCCAAACAAGGCATTAAGgtgatttataattttaatgagtGATGAAGAATCCCCATCTAGCATCCACTTGTCAGAGCTGAAGCAATGGAGTCAAAAATTACAAAATCCAAGAATACTAGTTAGTGGTGAACAATACTGCCTGCTCTACAGGAAAGCCGGTGAATAAGACTTTCAAATCCAAGGCATACTGTAGAATACACTACAATCCATGAGTTTCAAGCCACAACTTGAGCCTGGTTGTCTTTTTCATTAGAGCCGTTATCTAGAAAAACAATAAAACGAAAATACACatactaattatatatatataatggaaTTTGATGTAGATTTGTGGTTGAAAAATACATGGTTGGGACTTGGTTTAGCTTCaacatcaaattaaatttaagaatatttgTCTTTCTCATATAAATCCAAAACATACCCATCTTTCAATATATATTACAATCCATTAATTTTTAGGGAAAATGATATATTCTTGTACCCAATTCAGAGGCCAATTTTGTTGTTCTTGTTCCCAAATGGGCTGTGTAGAGCATTAAATTGTTAGATATTTTATGGGCCCAGGACTGGCCTATCAGAAAAAAATAGTAGATTTTGGGAAAGGATCAAAGGATTTTAAATGTTTGATTTAAAGCCATCTATTCACAAAACGCTTCCCACCCTGtaaatgtatatatttttttaaataaattaaaacagtCAAATTTACatgaatttataaaattgatattaatATAGTAAAATCTGcgaagtaaatttttttaaaaaaatattttattaaacaaaGATCAGCAGATGGCAAGTTACAGAAGCAACAACATTTTGAGACTTATGGCCTTAATATTTCACTAAACTGGGTTTCCAATTTGCAGCAGAGGTATGTCAATATTTAGCAGAGTTGATGGAAATATTTTGATTATGTTTTCAAGTTGTTTTCGTCTTGCAGGCATGAGTTGGTGTTAAGGTCACATCTAAACAGATTTGGGCATTTTCTCTGTTTTTTCATGGGTATTTCACTAATGGATAGTTGATTTGGTTTACACTGTTGTTTTCCTTGCAGACGCACTGTTTTAGTTATCAGTTGCAACGCTCTCCATACCTCTGATCTAGCCTAAGCATATCAAATTGATCACCGTTACAAATTTAGTGCATTTTTGTCTTCCAACTACTAGCTAGAGTAGTGTCAGACATGACCCTTGTAATTATTTCTTCAGGAAGTTTTGCAGATTTTCCAAGGAAGAGATAGAAACGGAACCTGTTTGATAAGCATTTATTGATCACATGTTTGAGGTTCAGGCGGTAAATCATCAGCGCTGGGGGAAAGAAACTGTGGTATTGCTATTTGTTTGAAACGTACATTTCGTAAATTtgctatttttcttcttttttcaatCAAGGGGGAACGTGAAGGATATCTTCTCAAATGGGTTTGGCCAACTTGTTATGTTGGTACATTTAGCTTCAATTGGAAGAGATTTTTTAGGAAACAATTTTTAGAAATTAAGGGATCGGGATTAGATGATTAAATTTGTGGATCTCCTTTGCTGCTTAAGAGAGTAATAAAGATACATGCTGATGCTTCTCCATTCCATTATGGTAGTTGTAACAAATAGTAAAAACCAATGAGTTATTTCAGTATCGCCAGATGCAGATATTTGCTTCTAGCCTTTTTATTCATCTAATATTTTGCCCATGCAAACTTCAATTCTTGGTGGGATAATACATGTTGTCTTTTTGTATGCTATTGGCAAAAGTATTTCTTCCATATATTGAATTTATCTTGTTAAAGATGAGGAATTCATCAACCACAAGAAGTATCTTGAAGATTAAGCATTGCATTCAACAGTAGTAGAGTCTATCAtcctaaaatataaaaattttaggtTTCTTAGTAAATGCTTTTTATGTTTGCCTTTGCTTGTCTCTATTTCAATTCCAATGCGCTGATATATAGATGAATCTTCTGTATCATCCCTTTTTagttcatcaataatatttattgatCATTTTCATTCTGGTTTTATTTTGGACTGTGCTATGAGGTCACACTTTGGCTTGTTGATAAATTACTTGCCAAAGATGGACATGAGATATTTCTAAGTTGATAAAGCTCCTGAAAACTGGTCTTAGTTGTACTGAACAGTTACCACTTTCTTAGAGTAAATTGAATTCCTGTATCCAGGATTTATATATTCTCATATAAAATTGTATTTCTTTCGCTAGTGGATTTCGAAATACATTTGCTTTGTAGCTGTCATTATTTGCACTAGAATATGGATACGCATAAAACATGTACTCCCAACCAGATCACAAGCACGTGTACAGGTAATTTCTTATTCTGTGCATAGATTATCTTAAGATGTGGCTTGTATTTGAATATGATTTTATCAGTCTGAATTATGATCCGAGTAAAAATTGTGGTATGACCACCCTTAGATATTTTGAACCATGTAAAATTTGTctcattttttcttcttttctctatAGTGTGACTTTCTGTGCCTTAAAATTTATGCAAGTCCTCAAATTTTGTTTCAggcatcaatttttttttccattttttctCAAAACCCACTTATCAGACATTACATTGACATGATGTTGACTGATGATTGATTGCTATCCTAATATTTGGCATTAGATTTATTTACATTGTTCTATAAACAGTATGGCTTTTAGACTCTTTGGTGTATAGCTAGGCTCCCCATGATTAATTTCTCCGGATTCTAGCAATTTGGACCTTTATTTGTTGCTTATTCATTGTTGATGTCTAGTCTACTCTATCAAATATTGCCTGGCTTTTCATGTACATGAAATTCATAAGTAAAACCATGCTTCTGTTTAGGATTTTAACAATCCAGAGGATTTTGTTTCATTGCCTGTCATAGTTGTGCTATTTCCCAGTTAACATGTaatctttttgttttttatatatattataaattattttaaaatctcaCTCCAAAGAaactagaaaaaaaagaaaaaagaaaaagtaaacgTCAATGTGAGTGAATCAGATTCAAGTGTCAAGTTTTATGCAAATTTCATCATTTGCTTACTCTTTAACAGTTATTATGGGGGAGACTTATCTTTTCCCAGTTGACATTTGCCATGGACTTTGTTAAATTTTGTATAGCCTCATGTCTTAATGTGCACTAGTGGTGTTCAAGTGCCTTGTTGTGGTGCtgttattattctcattatttatGTTTGTTTCTATCTTGTGCTTAAAAGTGCATATTGATGATAGGACTTGATAGAcattaaaatatgtaaataattgGTGTTACTGTGTTTATGCCTAAGTGGAATCATGTTTGTATAAAACTCAATTAAATGCCTAATGAAAAATCATTATGCTTTTGATCTTTGTGTGAATGATCAATTTTAGCATTTTCCGTACATGTtactcaactttttttttttcaattttagaaattattttcatattgataactattattttattgtcaaataaaataaaatatttgttgtagagtaaaataaataatatatttattcttgatcaaaataaaaCTTTACTGAAGATGAAAATGATCTCCCTCTCCTCTCCTTCCTGACAACAAAAAATTACACATAACAGTCCACCACTGTCTTGTCCTCTACCCTTATTctcttctttatcttcttcaacataaaagagagagagagagagagagggataaGGGAGGTGTAGTAGGGAGGAggtgaaagagaaaaaggaaagaaaagaaggaaGGGCTAAATTGTCATTCTTACAAAgaattcatattttattttgacttatcaataaaataatttcttggGGTCAACTTGTAAAATTTAAAGCAATTTTAGAGGTCAATAATATAATACATAAAACTAATTggctaaaattgaaaatttgtacaagattattatttttgttttattctcATTGGTCCAAAAATATATTAGAAGCAGTAACATACACATATTTCTGATACTTTATATTAGTGTTTAACCTTTTCTTTGTCTTTGGAAGAAAAATGGTTAAGGAGAAAGGTGGCGTGGACAACATATCTCTAGGCCATAGTGCCCTTTCAATTTCAATGGAATATCTTTATTCAATGGAATAAACCATACAGTAGTCTTATATAAAAATAGAGGTTCATGGAATATTATGTCCAAGTAATGGCAACTTTCCagctttatattataaaaaactttatttataataaaccaTGAAATGTTTGGTGACAATTATTCATAAGCATCTTAAGTTTCAGTTCATTACACAGTAGTCTTGAAAATACAAAATAAGGCATCATAAGTtgctattaaatattaatttcttaaatctaATTCTCTTTGTGGCAATTCATTGTTTTGAAATATATGTAGTTCAATTGGTAAAGTGAAGTATTCAAGTTAAAAAGTCAAATATGCTTATAGAGGCTAAAAtcttacataaaaaaaaaaaaagaaagttctTAAATGACTACCAGTATATAAAATTACTTAATGTCTCCCACCACTAGAATCACCAAAAGAAGAATAATATATAGGTCCTGTCTCTTGTTTGAGTCACAATTAGGACTTAGGCTAGGCTATGTCCAAAGGGAGGAATATCTGCTACCTTCTCCTTGCTCCATGAGTAGTTTGACCtcaaacaaagaaaaataaaaatattaaatcttaaGAAATGAACTGAATATAGTAGAGAATGGAGACACTTGCTTTCACCCTTTTCATCACTAGACCTTGAGTTTCCTCTAGCAATAAGTTTCCTGCTAGACTAAGCAGCAATTTGCCTCTTAGGACAGTTTTTATAAGTATGCCCCTCTCTATCCACAACTGTAACATTCAAGGCCCTGAAACTTCCTATATTGGGAAGGTTTGGATGGTGCAAAGGTTGGCTGAAATGCAACATTTTTCATTGTAATTTTCATGCATTAGTTTTGTTTCTTTGCATCCCTTGATTAGTTGCACAATTAACATTTGAGAGAATAATTTCTCATCCTTTAAATCAAAGATATTCAGTGAtgcattattgaatttcttccTTAAGGTTATGTTGGGTACTGGGCAACAAGCCTATGAAACTACAAGGTATAAGTATCCTCATCCTTCCTTTTTTTTGCCCCTTCTTTTTGCTGTGATAATGTTGCAAAGTAAACTCCACAAACTGGCACAAGAGACTATCTTGAGCTGATATGTCAAGGAGAGCATATGCAAGTATTTATGGCTGTAGCTTTTGATGAACATAACCGGTGGTTATTTCTGGTAGTGCAAATGATAGGACTTTTCTGGCTAATAATGAAAATGAACACTTAGTAAAAACACACTAATCTTATTAAACTAGAAATCTGTTTAATGAGCTCGACATGCACTACTTATTGCAGTAATTATCTGGAAACTATTCATGATGCAGACAACGTTTAAACTTCAGAGTCAGTGCAGTGTCACAGTCCAAGCAAACTCCAGGTCTAAGGCCTCACTTTGCTCACCACTAGTCCAAATTCTGCAACTATAACATGTCACCATAAGAATTTTTACAAATCAAAATTTAGCCTTGGATCAGTGTGTTTAGTCAGAGCCCTCAATTAGACACTTTCCTAGTAGTAAAAACCTCCCTTTTAGTCCTCATCCATTTGATATGAAGATAGATAGTGGAATCACCCTCAGCTTCCATTGATTCTATGCTTCATGATTGGATAAACTTATTGGTTTTACATGGATTGCTATATTTTTCTGTCTCTTCGTATAACGTTACAATGAGGCCATTATCCTTATTGTTGGATCAATCCTTGTGTGAAatgacacacacacacaaaaataACTTTATTGTAGTCGGCTTtagttatttgaatttttattactaTGAAGGGCAAATGCTATTGTTTGTACTCTGACCCTTGACCCAAATTCTGATgagaatataattatatttgctAATGCtggtataataattttatattgttattgttatttttatgtgccttgcaataaaaaaataataaagctaGTTGGTGTATGAAGCATATGGGTAAAAATTTGTTGAATGAATAAAGAgaattttctctctctctttcttttttatttttattaacaaaGAATGGAAAGGGGAGATATGCTCTTAGCCTCCGGGCTAAGCCTGCAAATCCAAATAAATGATAGAAATCTGTAAATTGAGTTGGCCTATTACCTGCCTCCATTTTAAACTAGTCAGTTTTTCAGTGGTTCTCTTGCTTCGTGCTTTATAGGATCAACGGCAATTTTAAGGAATCCTGCTTGGTGCTTGAATTTGTTTAAGTATTTATAGAAATTGCAGTTAACTGCAATTTTAGTATACATTGagagaggaaaaaaaattgaaacaaGATACAAATTCAAACTGTACATTTAGATCTACACTACACTTCTTGGGAATAGTAGTCTTTAACCTACATAAATAAAAGTCTTCTATGCCATCTTTCAGGTTGGAGGCTCAACTTAAGCCAACATATTATACAATTGAAGAAAAAACAATATACTTAGCTAACTCTGTAATTGCGTATCAAACCTTCAGGTTCTAGTGGTGCTATGTTCACAATACTTTCTTGCACTGGTGGAGGTTCTGATGAGGTAGCTTGGCTGCAACCAACAATCTTTTGGCATGTCTCAATCAGGCAGTGTCTGCAAGTAGGGCAGGACGAGTGTGAACTGAGCCACTTGTCGATGCACCGGACATGAAATCCATGGTTGCACTTGGGCAAAAGACGCACACGCTCACCAGGTGTGAAATCTGAAAGACATATCGCACACTCTGTGTCCAGACCAGGCAGCTTCAGGTCGGTTGAGTAGTTTACTGTTGGGAAAGTCTTTAATGCTTTTCGCTTGACTCCTGTATTGGCTAATTGAGTTGTGGAATTGCTAGCAGACTCAGAAGCTACTAAGTTAGAGCACCTTAATGCACACCTAATAATGGAATTCAATCCAAGTGAGCAAATCAAGGCACATAAGAGGACTGAGAGGACCATAACCACATTTGCATCGAAAGTTTTATCTCCAGTGTAAGTTTCTGATGAGTTGTTGCTGTACTCCGGAGCTTGAGGAGCTGCTGCAGCTGGTGATTGGTAAAGGGGGGCCTGCAGTAGCAATCTCCTTGAGTAAAAGTCCCCTAGAAAATCTTGAAATAGTTGAGTGGTTGAAGTAGAAGCTGACATGCTTGGATAGTTTACAGAGTTTGTTGGGAGTATAAGATGGGTACTTCTTGGAAGTGGTTGCTTATATAGGGAAAGGTAAAGACAAAAAGGTTGAATTTGCTACTGAagctttaatataatatatacaaTTATTACATTAAGAAAGCTACAGTTGAGAATATTTTGGGAGTTATAGCTCACAACAGGGtgtttatctttttaatttatgtagGTCTATAAACTTATGGATTCTCCACTAAATTTATGTAGTTTAATGGACTCACTAATCAAAGAGGGGCCCTCCCACTTTCTGCTGCTCAGACAGTGCCATGTGGCAGCTGTATTTGGTGAAATATACATCTTAAAATGCTGACATGGACCCAGTAGCCAGGAAGGACTCATGAAGCTTCCTAATCTAAAGGTGACATGGAAAATATGTTTTTCAAGTTGATTCGAGTGGGCTTTTTGTATGCTTGTCTATTgatagagtttttatttttatgttttttgttTTCATGTACTAAAGAGATGCATATTCCAAAATTTTTTGAGTCAGACTCAACTAATTGTTGTGTAACACAATTGAGCTGGTAGATATGTAGTGTCCCACCCTGAACTTATTAATCTCTTCCCATAaactttaattttcatttatgcatgtgctttcCTGTTTGTTATTCGCTGGTTATTTTCGATTAATTGCCAGTTCTCTGCAGGTGTTTTCAGTGATAAACTTATCCCAACATTACACAGCTCTCAATGGTTTGTGTTCTTGATCATTGTTGGCTTTGAAGtggaaaaagaaattatattattaaatttcagaTAAAAGTTGATCATATCAAAATATATgttcttaaatttaattgataaaaaaaatttaatagtattcATTTTTTACTACTTATTCGAATTGACGAACCGATTAAATTTACCCTACTTATTTTATATGTAGTTAAGTGGCATGCTGCAATCCATATTCATATCAAGATCCAAGATGCATCATGTTTTAAGCCACTATGTTGTTGTTTCTGTATAATTCCTGttattatcaattttaagattttcttctctcttttagATGAG
This genomic interval from Manihot esculenta cultivar AM560-2 chromosome 12, M.esculenta_v8, whole genome shotgun sequence contains the following:
- the LOC110627857 gene encoding RING-H2 finger protein ATL78; the protein is MSASTSTTQLFQDFLGDFYSRRLLLQAPLYQSPAAAAPQAPEYSNNSSETYTGDKTFDANVVMVLSVLLCALICSLGLNSIIRCALRCSNLVASESASNSTTQLANTGVKRKALKTFPTVNYSTDLKLPGLDTECAICLSDFTPGERVRLLPKCNHGFHVRCIDKWLSSHSSCPTCRHCLIETCQKIVGCSQATSSEPPPVQESIVNIAPLEPEGLIRNYRVS